The Osmerus eperlanus chromosome 20, fOsmEpe2.1, whole genome shotgun sequence DNA segment GACAATTTTGGCAGCTGGAATGTTTGAAACTTATTTTAGATTAATCAGATTTTCTGAATAAGTTAGGAGTCTCCTTTTTTGGGGGTACTTGACAGATTTTGTGAGTTTATTTAAAGTCCTGAATCGTGCTTTTTAAAATCAGTTCTGGGGTGTTTTCAGTTATGTTTATGTGTTCTATGGGTTAGCTATTTATTTTGGGTGGGGATTTGAGCGAAAATGGAAACCAAATTTATGAGACATTTTATGTGGTAATACTGTCATGGTGAATACTACTCACAAACATGTACATCTTAAGAAAAGGTTACACTGAAGATATGTACATATTCTACAATTGCACAACTCTGGAGCATGTTTTTTCGTTGTCACCTGGAGATTTCTTGATTTGCTTTCAGTCAAGTTTTTCTTATTCCACCTTAATTCTAGTGGATGTTTTAATTGtgttttataaaataaaaaatacaaatatcaaACGCTTGATCTTACTCTGAAGTGTGTCTGAAATGTTTTTGACCTCACTTTACTGAACATAACAGCAACTGTAGGCCTATAAGAAATAACATTAAAATGACTTCACTAATGGCCAATCACCAGAATTGCGTCACGTACAGTATCACTTGCAAATACTTTGATGGGGGCTACTTAATTTGTCTCACTGACAACAGTAGATCGTTTTAAACTACAAATTAAAGGGGACGCTATTAGTCATTTGACAATTTTAACATACCAATGTAAACAGTCCCAATAATAGTGACCACGGCAAGTTACTACTGTACCTCGTTGGACTGCTAGATCTTAGTTTTTCCTTGTCCTGAGGCGCCATCTATCTGTCGGAGAgggaaaaacacaaacaagggCAGAAACATGGCAGCCACCACAAGACTCATATCAAGGTTGGCGGTTGTCACGGGTTAGTCTCCTGTTATTCCGTCTCTTTATGAATTTACGTGCAACAAGGCATGTCTGAGGTAGGTAGCTAAATAGATTTGCGAGTGTGAAGAGGTTGTGGGGGAACTACTTAAACGGTATGGACCACGATCTGCGTCAATAAAGCAGTGAAACAGGATCTGATTACATCAAGTGGGACATCGCTATATCCGATGTAGCCTACTACTTGCATTCAATTGTACACGAAGGAAAATGGTCTTACCATTGCACACCTAAATCCTACTTTTGTTGTATCTCGGGAAGTAGAACAGTGCTGGCTGTTATGTTTAGCAAATTAAGTGTATTTCCGTATGTCCAAACTCCTAATTTATGTCCACATATGGGATATTAGGCTACACATAATAATTAGAGGAAATGAACAAAAAGCTTTAATATGCAACAATTGTTAACTCCCTAAGCCTCTTATCAATCATTTGCCTCAATCAATCATTTGCATGCCTACATGTAACACACCACAGACCAAGGAGAGTGTACCAAAATGCCTGTTGCTGTGGAGCCTGACCCTTCACCCCCTTGCATGTCTCATTCTGTCCAGGAGGGGGCAGTGGGATTGGCCGAGCTGTCTGTCAACGACTCGCATCCGAGGGCGCCACCGTGGTGGTCGCTGACCTTAACGAGGATTCGGCCAATCAGACTCTGGGAATCCTGACCCATGACCTCAAAGGTCAAGACCACATGGCGGCAGCCGTGGATGTGTCGTCGAAGGAGAGCGTGGAGAAACTTGTCACTAGCATACAGGTcagacccacatacacacaacatctACATTTTTCGACTATATTGAAGCTATATATATCATGTAAATctttctctcatacacactcaaacacttggCTTTTTCAAGATCCGCCATGAATGTAGGCAAGGTGGTAGCGGTCGGGGGAGGAGTAAAAAAAGTGTAGAAAATCAGACAGTCCGTCGCCAGCAAGTCGTTTCCCATCATGCAGATTGCTTGGCTTGGCGGAGGAGAGCAATTGCAGTGGCTGGCCCCGCCTCCTTGCTCTCGTGAGATGATCGCGTGTCACCGTGACAACCGGATGATTTCCTGATCTCAAACAAGCCTACTCGCAGAATGAACGCAGAATGAAAGATAGACCTACCCCTTGTGTtgggacacacacagctgactagAGCCCCTCTCATTCCCCTCCTGCAGGGCCGGTACTTCCAGCCCCCCTCCGTGTGTGTCAACGCTGCAGGCATCACTCAGGACGACTTCCTGCTCAAGATGGAGGAGGCGGACTTTGACAAGGTCGTCCGGGTCAACCTCAAGGTAGCTCCGCCCCTGACCTCGGACCTCCACATTTAGGAGCCcactctccctgttctccttgCTCAACCCTGACATGAACCCATCGCAATGGACGTAAAGATGAACATGGACCCTGACTCTGGTTGTTTATTGTCTGTCTTACTGCCTTACTCCTtatcctacctcctctcttcctccatctcctgtttggatcctccgtctcccccttttcccacccctctctgacGTTTTCCACgcgtcctctgtcctcctccacttcctccctccaggGTAGCTTCCTCTTCACCCAGGCTGTGTCTAAGGCCCTGGTGGCCTGCGGAGCGCCCAAAGGCTCCATCATTACTGTGGGCAGCATCGTGGGCAAGGTGGGTGAGACAGACATCTTTACTGCTGGCGGAATCAAAATGAAGCCTACGTACCAAATCAATCTCTTAGCGATTGTTGAACTCTAGACAGAACATTGGTATCAAATTAACCTCTTTTCGAAGATGATTGACAGATGAATAAACAGTTGTTTTGATACCATGTGTAATACGGtattgactaaatgactaaatgtaaatgtattgactGTGTCGATCGTGTTGTTGATTGTGTTGTTGATGCTGTGGTTTTGTCTGCCTGCTGTCCAGGTGGGTAATATCGGCCAGGCCAACTACTCTGCCTCCAAGGCAGGAGTGGAGGGCCTCACCAGGACTGCTGCCAAGGAACTGAGCAGGTGAGACCGCAGCCAACATCCCAGAGAGACACTTGTCTACAgcaaggggtgagagagagaagaggagctagtaggagagtgagtgagagagagagatcgcgATCCAACTGGAGATTGAAAGAAAGTCTGGAAAGAGTGAGACAAAGGCTTTGTTCACGCCTGGCATCACCATGATTCTAGGCCATTATTATTTGGCCTTGACTCCGAATATGGTCTGAGCGATCGGATCTCAATGCGTCCTCAATGCCAGGTGTGGACATTACagggtatgagagagagagaaagtaagataGGGAAGAAGATACTCACCACAGGGGAAAAGTTTGGAATACTGTCGAAACATTGCTGTTACGGAAAGAAATGGGTACTTTTTATCCACCAAAGTGACATTCGACTGATCACGATGTATCGTCAGGACGTTCATAACGTGATAAAGTACTGTTGCAATTAGAAACCAAACGTTTTCACTACTTCCCCTACGACTTCAAAGAGTTCTCCTCAAAATAATCCTCCACGTGCAGCAATGACAGCTTTGCGGATCCCTGGCATTCAAGCTGTTAGTTTGTTTGACCTCTCACCCCACTTCCTGTAGCACTTGCCTTATGTGGCTAGCTTGTTGGACACTTCTCACGCACCTTACAGTCAGCTGATCCCACAACATCTCAATGGGGTTAAGACCCTGCCAGCCAGTCCATCAGTCAGTACTGTACTCCTGACAATGTCTGCTTCTTTGCCCACTCTAGCCTATTAGTTTTTTCTGTTTTAAAAGTGGCATTGTCTTTGCTATTTCCCCTGTAAGGCCTGCACCCCTGACTCTTCTCTCTACTGTTGTACTTGAAACTGGTGGTGAGCAGGTAGAACTCAACGAAGCTGTCAGCTGAGGACATGTGAGATGTCTATTTTTAGACAACTAGAGACAGTGATGTACTTTCCTCTTGTGTAGTTGTACATCTAAGCCTTCCACATCTCCTTATGTTGTTTTGGGCAATTACAAGCATTGAATAGCTTTCATTCCTCAAAGCAATGATTGATGAGTTTCTAGAGAAAGCTTTTTCTTTTGAGCCCTTTTTGACCGAATATTGACCTTAAGATATGCCAATGTATTGAATACTGTGCCAACTCAAACACAAAAGACAATTTTAGGTTTAATTTAACAAACCAAGTAGCTTTCAGTTGTGTTTTATATAACGAGAAGTGATTTTATAGTACCAAAATTTCAAATTAGCATGACTACTAAGGATAAGGTGTTGGAGTGATGGCTGCTGGAAATGGGCCCTATCTTGATTTgatcaaaaatacattttctttctaACAGTAAATAATAAATGTGCCAATATCTTTCCTCAAGAGCAGAATCCATACATGATTCCAAACTTTTGCCAcccagtgtatatatatatgaatatatacaGAGAGGACAACGTTTTTAGAAAAGGGAGTAGTATAAGACTGTCtgacttgctgtgtgtgtgtgtgtgtgtgtgtgtgtgtgtgtgtgtgtgtgtgtgtgtgtgtgtgtgtgtgtgtgtgtgtgtgtgtgtgtgtgtgtgtgtgtgtaggtttgggATCCGGTGTAACTGTGTCTTACCAGGGTTCATCTCCACTCCCATGACTGACAAGGTCCCAGAGAAGGTCATCAGTAAGGTGGGATCCAGCCTCACACCACCATACCTGGTTCATTACTGTTATATATGACCTATGCtaaatgtgctgtgtgtgtgtgtgtgtgtgaagataaCCTCCATGGTTCCattggggaggatgggagaccCTGCAGGTATAAATACCTCTACTGCGCTCCCAATATAGAACTGGTCACTACCCTGTTGTGTAACAcccatcccccaccctgtctaactccctccatctctatatcTCCATGTAGAGGTTGCTGATGTCTGTGCCTTCTTAGCCTCGGATGACTCTCGCTACATTACCGGTGTCAGTATTGAAGTAACAGGTGGGTGACTAGTAATGCCTAGGGATCAGGTTTGACTGGCAATGCCTTGAGATAATTTCACTCCCTATGTCTCAATACTCAAACTACCATTCAATATAGTATGCCAGAAAAATATTTTGTATGCCCCAATACATAGTATGTCCAATGCAGTACAGTATTCCAAGATGTCCTACTGTATCTGGTAGCATTTTGCAGTATGCGAGCCAGAATGCTTTCCTGGCTATTATGACCCACAATCCTCTGCACAGTGGACGATACACATCATCGAATGAACTATAGACATTACAAAGTAACAACAGCACAGCTCTGGATGCCCTGAATGCTGCCTGGTCAGCTTTGCGTTTCATTTTAATCTCCAAAGTAAAAGATGTAGCTCCAACCTAAAATAAATGTTACGTTACAATCTGTGATGGATGTATGAGCAAGAGGGTTGAAGTTCAAGGTGCAATGTTGTGACTAAGTAGTATGTCCCAATTgcatacatacagtatgcaACAGAATGTACTTGCAACTGCAGTACCTAGCAACAAATAAGGAAAAAGTATGTTATTTGAGATGCAGGGACTGTGACCCCTACTCACTCCTGCCACAATCAGTTGATTTCCATTTGTCAACCCTAACACACGTGTCTCTTCAGGAGGACTTTTCATTGGCTGAGCTTTCCATCATCATGGACAATTATGGGCAGCTTCCTGTTGTGCCTTCAACTTCCGAACCGGGAATTCCAAATCTGAATTCTCAGAATCCTCACCACTTATTCAGCCAGGAGAGCTAATGTGCCTTGACCTGTAATTGTTCATCTTTAATAGTGATTCATTTGACATGAAGTCAAGTGGATCTGTACAGTGTACATTTAATTAACTTTGAAATATATAATGATTCGGAGCATAAATTCCCCTCTGAAAATAATCTGCCATGCTAAGCTAGATGAGGATGTTGGTCAGAGATGTAGATATagatgcaaagacacacacacacacacacaaaggtgcaACACACTAAGAAGCTTGGCACGCAGACAGGATGCGCTGGCATGTGGTTTAATCAAAGACTTTGAACAGAAAGACATCAACAAGCCAAGAATGGATCCAAGACAGTGGAGCTACAGTACACCAAAGCAACTGAAGTCTAAGAGGACAAAACGACAgtgtaggggaggagggagaaaggcagGGAGCGAGGGAAGGACATTTTCACTGACATATCTATTGTGATGTTGAGGTGATTTATAGTGGATATAATCAATAATGACTTCTGAATGACACACACCTGGTTTTAAGGGCGCGACTGTTCACACAGGCGGATGAAGCCTTGTGAGTGATGATGTCATTCTGGAACAGGAACTaggaaatgaaataaaaaaacactgGCTTAAAAGTAACCCTAGGCAACATGCattgccagccagccagtcaagagagagtgaaaatggGGAAGGGACTTGGAAGAAAAACAAGGGAGTCAAGCAGCTCTTTTAAAAAGATTATATATTACAGaaacaaaaaaattaaaaaaaaaattacttaCACACATTATAAAATAATACTTTTTCTCTTTTCAGCACCATTATTTAGTTGAAACATCTGTTTGTCTTCAACAAACCCTTAAGTCAATGTGACTGTCTTCAGAGAATGACAAAGACAATCTTTAATTAAAAATAATTCAACCTCTGCTTTTTGTTTTAGGTTACCCCCCTTTTCTGCTATATCAAAAGACAAACAGTAAAAACAATTACACCACATAACCCATAATTATATTAGCCCATAGCCACATCGGACTTCGAAACAATATGTTTGTTATCTGTTTCCCTTTGTGGTTGATAAACTAGCTTCCCCTCAAGCTAGCTGTCTCCTGCtaactgtcctctcctctctctacaagAAGAACCAGGTGTTGGAGAGAAGTCCACTGTTCACTAAACTCTGAACCTTCTCAAGCCCTTAAATCCCCCAGCCCAGAACCACAGATGAATAAACTATACCTGGAGCCAATGATTCTTTTGAAACCTAACCCAGACCAGGCCAGCCTTACTTACAGCCTAGCTTACCCAAAGTGTGTTCAAACCAAGCCCCAGCCCAGCTTACCCCAGGCTAGTGCCACCCAGCCAAGCCCTGTCCAACAGTGACAAAGAGATATGAAAGATCATGACGAGTCACCATTTAATCATAACGGAAGCAAACGCAACAGAACAGTACAGTTGATGATCTCTGAAGGGTTACAACGAAATATGGCCACAAGTTCTTTGGTTGTTGTCACAGAAAGTGTTTCCTTACCTAGCCTGTAACTTGCATAGACCAATGAGGCGTGTACAGATAACTCAGCTCATAGTGTTTTTGGTTTTAATACGCATTTAATCGTTCTCATGACCGTCAATGTGATAACTAcaggaaataaataaaaaatgaaatacCACATTTGACTGGAGTAtttggttgtttttgtttttccttATATAGCACCTTgtttttttaataaatacattagAATATCACCATCTCTGTACAAATGGATTGTAACGCACATTTCCAGTATGGGAACGTGGCCACATCATCAGTATGTGATTGTGAAAAAGACTAAAGGAAACAATTTCTCTGTAGTAATAACACCAAGTTTCAGTATAAGTAGCTCCTTTTGAAAGCCTGCATTTATTGGCTGAAGATAATGTTTTAGTTTTGCGGCAACTATGAAACTCATACATATTTAACCACCTGATAATTGTTTTCCGTGCTTGAAAAaaggtaaaaacaaaaaaataagtaaatactGGACTGGTTTCCATGGCATTATTGTTGTGGCCAATCAGAGCTGATCTTTCTACTATACTTCCTGTTTCTGTTTAAGACAGTTTTGTAACATTTATAAAATACATGAGATCCTACGAGCTTCACGGTCGCCACGGAAATGCGGTAGTTACCCATATACACCTGGATGAGGTGGAGACCCAGGTCATCTCTAAGTTACcttgggacaggaagtgaggcacAGGAAGGGGCAGGGCTCGACTAGGGACATGTACAGGTGTGAAGGGTGCGGGGGCTGGGTGAGGGCAGACAGAGGAGGTAGAATGGGTGAGAcgagtggagagagagcgagagacagcggGGAgaagcaaggggggggggggtggcgggggcgtggggggggggtgggggcagggggcaggtacGGTAGTTTGTCGGCGCCTAAGGCCGTCTTATCGCTGTAGAAGAACACAGTTTTATTCTGCTTGAGGTTCCGAACTCGAGCTCTGTCGTCTCACGGTCGATCTTCTGCGGTTCTCCTTGGTCGCgagagtttgtgtttgtgttgttctaattggctcttcttctcctcttcacgTCCGTCGCTCTGTTGGGAGGTGTTTTGCTCCCTCGGCATGTACTTGAGTGAGTGCATGTCGATCTCACAACagcatctgtgtgtatgtgtttgtgtatgtgtgtgagtgtgaagtcATCAATTTAATTTACATATTATCGGCCATGTATTCTCTATGTGTGTCTTtaagtgcatgagtgtgtgtgcgtgcgtgtgcgtgtgtcagactGTGAATGTCCGAGTCAGTGTCAGTGTATGTGTATCTTtctaatgtgtctgtgtgtctctttctgttttaGTTTTAgccctggaaacacacaggtCCCACTTCAAAGCCAAACTTCTGGTTGCTCTCCCCAAAGTCTGTGATCTTGATGTCCAGTAGGGGGAGTTGCTCCACCTGTGGTGTGTTCACCTCCAGAACTGTCCTGTCGAGCCCTTTACCATactggagacacagagacacaaacgtACGGAGTCTTGAGACACAGGCTGATTAAATGATTATAGATGATATGCTTCAGGTCAAACATAGACACAGGCTGAATAAACGATTAAGCTTCAGGTCTACAGACTGTATTCAGTGATTTCCACGGACGTTTGTGCTTCGCACAGATGTTCTAACTTCAGATCCGAGCTAACTAAAGGTGTATTTGtcgcctgcttgtctgtctgtctgtccgtctgtctgtctatctgtctgtctgtccgtctgtccgtcaaTTTTGAGCTTCCCACCAAGGTACTCACAGAGCATCCGTCCACGAGAGCCTTGATGTAGGGGCTGGTCTCGTAGCTGAGCTCCTCCTCGTTGGCGCCCTGGAGGTGGAGCGCCCTCTTGTGGTTGTTCTTGGCGGTGCCGTCGACCCAGGCCACGGAGCGCTGGCAGTGGTAGGTGAGGTTCTGGCGGGCCTGGACGCTCAGCAGGCGCAGGAAGCCGAGCTGCACCACGCCGACGGGCTCACCGTTGGAGTCCACGTaggagagctggggggggggggaggaggttagagagaggcccggagaagaagaggacaagaggaggaagagaggaaaggagaggaatagaggaggagaagatgaaaggagaggggaggggattggaggaggcgagggagaaaaaagaaatgagagaaaagaggaaggtgtggagagagaagaaggagaggaagagtagaggagaagagaagacgaGGAGTTGATGAATGTTCCACGGTTAGTGGAAAGGAATGTCCAGAGAAAGCTGCAATGTTGTGAACCCCATGTACTAACCTTGCTGCCTGTGGCAAACTGACTGTACCAGGAGCCTGGAGTCTCCTTGATCCACGAATTCATCTTCACCTGCCAAACACAGGGTCACGTGTACAACTCAACACTGCATTTCGTATTTATCAAAAGCCACAATTCACATCTTGTAGAATTATTCTATTCAAATAAAGCACATTGAATCTATATATGTAAGAGCTTACATTTTTCAAGACTTCAAGAATGATTGAGACTGGAGTTGCTTCTTACTGTGTTGACGTTCTTGCTGGGGTACAGGCAGGTCTCCCCTCCCGCGGTGAAGTTACAGAAGACCTTGAAGGAGTCTCGGGAGCAGCCCTGGTTGGGGTCGATCCAGTACTCTCCTGTAGGGGGAGCCAGAGAGACATACTCAGGTGCTGGTCCTGCCCTCCATCCCTGTCTTATTCCttcactcttccctcccctcctcccatcctacCATCTGGCTTGTCTGGCTGACTGAGTCTGAGGTCCTGGCAGGTGCGTGCAGGGCTCTCCTGGGTGCCCAGGGGGAACCTCATGGTCTCGATCTCCTGGCGGAGGGAGTTGAGCGAGCCGTAGATCTCCTCCATGCCCTCCGTGCCCGTCAGGAAGTCTTTGCCCGTGGCGTCGGCCGCGCCGGCCTCGGCATCGGACTCGGCGAGCATCTTGGAGGCATCGATGGAGCGCTTGGACTTCTTGGGGATCTGGATGGGGAGTGGCTGGATGACGTCGCCTGGGGGGCCCTGATTGGAcgaggaaggggtggagggggaggggttcagAGGTCGCGATGAACTCTGTGGTGTCAGGTATGATGACTGTGGTGACAGGATCTGCTTCTGTCAGTTTTgcaactggaggaggagaggagaggtactcACAGGAGCTCCAGCAGGTCCTTggactcccttctctcccttggGACCAGCGCCACCCTGGAACACAAGCAGAGGACACACTTCAGAATGACCTTTAGTGATGCAGGATATCAAGTCTTGTGACTACACCATGGAGCAGGTGGTAATGGTGGGAAAAGTAGTTTACGGTGGGCACTTGTCTTTATGAGGCAGCTACACTCTGAGAGCAGAAACAGCTGAGGTTTACTTACGCTTGCACCCTTGGCTCCTTTGATACCTTGAGGTCCCTGTTGAGAAGAGAAGGTGTGTTACTGGTCAACATCAACCAAGGAACTGTAATACACCCACACAGGAAGTGTAAAATAATAGAAGATCTATTCTTCAGTACACTGTTAAATTATATAGAACGCCATCTCTAAGGTTGACAAGGCTGGTACcgtgggatgaggaggggatgagggaggaggatatggtggtggtgggggtggagttaCTCACAGGCAAACCAGCAGGACCAGCAGGTCCCAGAGGACCAGTTCCACCAGGCATACCCTGAAACACACCATCACAGGTTAGAAACACCACTCTGAAACACACCATCACAGGTTAGAAACACCACTCTGAAACACACCATCACAGGTTAGAAACACCACTCTGAAACACACCATCACAGGTTAGAAACACCACTCTGAAACACACCATCACAGGTTAGAAACACCACTCTGAAACACACCATCACAGGTTAGAAACACCACCCAAAACACAGCATTAATTAGGTTAGGTTAGACTTCTAGGCCAACAACCCTGAAATATTCAAATGTCCATAGATGCTGTTTAAGAGACAGGTCCAGAGGCAGGTGTCCAGGTGTGACTCACAGTTTCTCCCTTGGATCCAAAGGTTCCCTGAGGCCCTGGCAGGCCCcggtctcccttctctccctgctctcccggGGGCCCGATCAGCCCGATGAGACCAGGGTGGCCCTTCTCTCCCTTGGAGCCGCCATCTCCACGAAGCCCTGGTAGACCGGGgggaccctggaggagaggagcgtacTGTTACAGCTCTCAACATAACCAACACAGGGATTCAGGAATCACTAACTTGGCTGGTACAACGTTAAGGGTGAATAGAGAAAAGAACAATCTAGAATAGCAGAGTTGATCTCACCAGGGGTCCTGGAGGTCCCTTCTGTCCTGCAGGACCCGGAGATCCTTGCTCACCCTGGAAGAGATGATGAGTCATAGGTTAGAAACATCAGTGGTAATAGGAATTGACATGGGTGTGAGAGGGTATACAAGTGTAGGGGGTTTAGCTAGGGTCAAGGGAAGAGTAAGGGTAACAGTTGTGGctcaggggtcaagggtcagggctcaggccctctctctcaccactgaTCCAGGAAGGCCTCTCAGACCCTCAGTTCCTGGTTTGCCTGGCTGACCCTGAGGTCCGACTGGTCCTGTCTTCCCTGCGGGGCCAACGGCACCTGGGTCTCCCTGGGGAAGGAGAGCgatagaaagacagatggaggggggaaagagagggagaaatagagaatgtgtgagagaaagaaagacagagagaaagaaagacaaaatgagagagagagagagagagagagagatagagagagagagagagagagagagagagagagagagagagagagagagagagagagagaaagaaagaaagaaagaaagagagaatagtCAGATGTAACAGAGCTCTATGATGAGGTGTGATGAGGCTTGGCCCTATCAGATAAGGATGTCCATGAGGTCTAACAGCATCTGCTAGATCCTGGCGACCTTAGCTAGATTTCTTACATTTGCAACACTGCACgtacatcaacaacatcaattgacTAATCGATCATATTGTGGCTCAGTGTGGTTCAGGGGAATGACATCATCAATGGGACCTCCTACCTTggttcccttctctccctgccgTCCCTCTGGTCCTCTCGTTCCAGCCAGACCCTGGTGACGGAAAAACAAGAGATAAGGTAAGTCATTCCCAGGTAGTCATTACAGTATTGCTGGGTCACTCTCCTACACTCATGTAGGAGTGACCGTGTGTGTCAGCGAGGTGAGGGCTGAGGTCTTACCCTCTTCCCAGGAGGGCCGGGGGGGCCGTTCTCACCAGTAGGTCCAGGAGAGCCCTGTGGGAGAGAACGTGGTTAGAGTCTTCATAGAGGAACAACTTGGAGAACATGGTTAAGGTCTTACTTTGAGGAACTACCATGAGAACATGGTTAAGGTCTTACTTTGAGGAACTACAATGAAAACATGCTTACGGTCTTACTTTGAGGAACTACCATGAGAACATGGTTAAGGTCTTACTTTGAGGAACTACCATGAGAACATGGTTAAGGTCTTACTTTGAGGAACTACCATGAGAACATGGTTAAGGTCTTACTTTGAGGAACTACCATGAGAACATGCTTAAGGTCTTACTTTGAGGAACTACCATGAGAACATGCTTACGGTCTTACTTTGAGGAACTACCATGAGAACATGATTAAGGTCTTCATCGAAGAACACCTTGGACAATCTGGGTACGGTCTTACTTTGAGGAACAATTCTGAGAACATGCTTAAGGTCTTCATGTCACAACAACAGGTTAGTTACTGTAACAGGTTAGTTACTGTAACAGGTTAGTTACTGTAACAGGTTAGTTACTGTAACAGGTTAGTTACTGTAACAGGTTAGTTACTGTAACAGGTTAGTTACTGTAACAGGTTAGTTACTGTAACAGGTTAGTTACTGTAACAGGTTTGGAGTACTCACAGCTTGTCCTTGTTCaccgtcctctcctctctctcccttcgctCCATCTTGACCCTGAGGAGAAGAAAGTAACAGTGTTGTAACATATACAAGACAGGAAGTCAATCATACAAAACAGGAAGTAACCCACACGAGACAGGAAGTTACTCAtatgagacaggaagtgacataga contains these protein-coding regions:
- the hsd17b8 gene encoding estradiol 17-beta-dehydrogenase 8; this translates as MAATTRLISRLAVVTGGGSGIGRAVCQRLASEGATVVVADLNEDSANQTLGILTHDLKGQDHMAAAVDVSSKESVEKLVTSIQGRYFQPPSVCVNAAGITQDDFLLKMEEADFDKVVRVNLKGSFLFTQAVSKALVACGAPKGSIITVGSIVGKVGNIGQANYSASKAGVEGLTRTAAKELSRFGIRCNCVLPGFISTPMTDKVPEKVISKITSMVPLGRMGDPAEVADVCAFLASDDSRYITGVSIEVTGGLFIG